A region of uncultured Acidilobus sp. JCHS DNA encodes the following proteins:
- a CDS encoding proteasome endopeptidase complex, archaeal, alpha subunit, with product MAMAAPPSAYDRAITIFSPDGELYQVRYAFEAVRKGWTSLGIVVESGVVLAAEKRKMMPLLDLDGIEKIYKVDDHIGVTFAGMGSDGRVLIDYARLITVRHRLTYGEPPSTEYVAKAVADLKQLYTQHGGVRPFGVALIFGGVDPDGSPRLFRTEPGGQYFSYYAIAIGLGGDAANNYLEKVYRKDMTLEDAIRASIVALFKGRLASSEEKKEELIASFDKLVEVAYIDVKERTFTKVKPEAISEYLKEVKGELA from the coding sequence ATGGCTATGGCAGCGCCTCCATCGGCGTACGATCGGGCGATAACGATATTCTCGCCTGACGGCGAGCTGTACCAGGTCAGGTACGCCTTCGAGGCGGTCAGAAAGGGATGGACAAGCTTGGGCATAGTTGTCGAGAGCGGCGTAGTTCTCGCCGCTGAGAAGAGGAAGATGATGCCGCTCCTGGACCTTGACGGCATAGAGAAGATCTACAAGGTCGATGACCACATAGGGGTCACCTTTGCGGGCATGGGAAGTGATGGCCGCGTCCTAATAGACTACGCGAGGCTCATCACGGTTAGGCACAGGCTGACCTATGGCGAGCCGCCTTCCACTGAGTACGTGGCTAAGGCCGTTGCTGACCTCAAGCAGCTCTACACGCAGCACGGCGGCGTCAGGCCGTTCGGCGTCGCCCTGATATTCGGTGGCGTTGACCCTGATGGAAGTCCAAGGCTGTTCAGGACAGAGCCGGGAGGACAGTACTTCAGCTACTATGCGATCGCCATAGGCCTTGGGGGAGACGCCGCTAACAATTACCTCGAGAAGGTCTATAGGAAAGACATGACTCTGGAGGACGCTATAAGGGCCTCTATAGTTGCTCTGTTCAAGGGGAGGTTGGCCTCAAGCGAGGAGAAGAAGGAAGAGCTGATAGCTTCTTTTGATAAGCTCGTCGAGGTAGCGTACATTGACGTAAAGGAGAGGACATTCACAAAGGTCAAGCCCGAGGCCATAAGCGAGTACCTAAAGGAGGTCAAGGGTGAGCTCGCTTAA
- a CDS encoding RNA-binding protein Rrp4 (containing S1 domain and KH domain), giving the protein MNSEKPQTLRRYLVAPGEVIEGLNENEGIYVFDYGGVRRATVLGLVEASQEEVNYIPLKGFYFPKEGDIVIGLVTSHGAANWFLDINSPYTGVLSVQDFFGVKQGGRVPDDPFSYLKIGDYVKAKIVAFDRTRDPVLTVQDKGLGRVVEGTVVTVKPVKVPRIIGKKGSMLETLRSSTGCDFFVAVNGRVHITCPNELLQEIAIMAIRMIEEQSHLAGLTRRIKEFIEEERKVRGV; this is encoded by the coding sequence GTGAACAGCGAGAAGCCTCAGACGTTAAGAAGGTACCTGGTAGCACCAGGCGAGGTCATAGAGGGCCTTAATGAGAATGAGGGAATCTACGTCTTTGATTATGGGGGCGTTAGGAGGGCCACTGTGCTTGGGCTTGTTGAAGCCTCTCAGGAGGAAGTCAACTACATACCGCTTAAGGGCTTCTACTTCCCTAAGGAAGGCGATATAGTAATAGGTCTTGTCACCTCTCACGGGGCCGCTAACTGGTTCCTTGACATAAATTCCCCTTACACGGGCGTTCTGAGCGTCCAGGACTTCTTTGGCGTCAAGCAAGGTGGCCGTGTGCCTGATGACCCCTTCTCATACCTCAAGATAGGTGATTACGTTAAGGCTAAGATAGTTGCCTTTGACAGGACCCGCGACCCGGTCCTCACGGTACAGGACAAGGGTCTCGGCAGGGTGGTAGAGGGTACGGTTGTAACAGTGAAGCCTGTCAAGGTTCCGCGCATCATAGGTAAGAAGGGCTCTATGCTTGAGACTCTCAGGAGCAGCACCGGCTGTGACTTCTTCGTCGCTGTTAACGGGAGAGTCCACATAACCTGTCCCAACGAGCTTCTGCAGGAGATAGCGATTATGGCGATAAGGATGATAGAGGAGCAGTCTCACCTTGCAGGGCTTACTAGGAGGATTAAGGAGTTTATAGAGGAGGAGCGCAAGGTCCGGGGTGTCTAG
- a CDS encoding cation diffusion facilitator family transporter translates to MTTEDMGRLVRLTVLAAAIASVANLAGGIIFSSRLLILNGLTCIANLVTAIAGLWFYRETLKPPDADHPLGHAGYSFSSAVFTLVVYAFIMGLGVDEVANPTPYRVAGYAWTVPAGVLVLYTLSVLVARKVGRGLEVYANLTTSEIAESVIALALTPLAHEYSYMIDRAGAASLLAYLAYQVAVNTRDVLRELSLPSPPPEVVEGLMRDFELMGVKVKDLRLRTIAGSQVSGYAVISVPSGESVEEAHAVADRLERVAKSKYNVDLVVHIEPERRSNA, encoded by the coding sequence TTGACGACTGAAGACATGGGTAGGCTGGTCAGGCTGACGGTGTTAGCGGCCGCCATAGCTTCTGTTGCTAACCTGGCGGGGGGTATAATCTTCAGCAGCAGGCTGCTGATCCTTAACGGGCTTACGTGCATCGCCAACCTGGTCACGGCAATAGCGGGCCTCTGGTTCTACCGCGAGACCCTCAAGCCGCCTGACGCCGACCACCCGCTGGGTCACGCCGGCTACAGCTTTAGCTCAGCGGTCTTCACGCTTGTGGTCTACGCGTTCATCATGGGCCTCGGCGTTGACGAGGTAGCTAACCCTACGCCCTACAGGGTCGCGGGCTACGCCTGGACGGTGCCAGCAGGCGTATTGGTGCTCTACACGCTCTCAGTGCTCGTAGCCAGAAAGGTGGGCAGGGGGCTGGAAGTCTATGCGAACCTCACCACGAGCGAGATAGCCGAGAGCGTCATAGCTTTAGCCCTGACCCCTCTGGCTCACGAGTATAGTTACATGATAGACAGGGCTGGGGCCGCGTCCTTACTGGCTTACCTGGCTTACCAGGTAGCCGTGAACACAAGGGACGTCCTACGCGAGCTGTCCCTTCCCTCGCCCCCGCCCGAGGTAGTTGAGGGCCTCATGAGGGACTTTGAGCTCATGGGAGTTAAGGTGAAGGACCTCAGGCTGAGGACGATAGCGGGGTCCCAGGTGTCAGGTTACGCCGTGATATCAGTGCCGTCAGGGGAGAGCGTTGAGGAGGCCCACGCGGTCGCTGATAGGCTAGAGAGGGTCGCCAAGTCTAAGTATAACGTGGACCTGGTAGTTCACATAGAGCCTGAGAGGCGGAGCAACGCTTAA
- a CDS encoding Ribosomal protein L24E, which produces MPKEMTCAFCGRPIEPGTGRMYVTERGEVLWFCSSKCYKNAVILRRNPRKLKWARPWLLRALA; this is translated from the coding sequence GTGCCCAAGGAGATGACCTGTGCCTTCTGCGGAAGGCCTATAGAGCCGGGCACAGGCAGGATGTACGTTACCGAGCGCGGCGAGGTTCTCTGGTTCTGCAGCAGCAAGTGCTATAAGAACGCTGTTATCCTGAGGAGGAACCCAAGGAAGCTCAAGTGGGCCAGGCCATGGCTTCTTAGGGCCCTGGCCTGA